The Candidatus Micrarchaeota archaeon genome contains the following window.
GAAGTTAAATCATCCGTTATTTTTTAGATGTGCAAAGCAGTTCTTTTAAAGAACCCAGGTTGGGTGCCAGATAATCTACACCCTTTACATCCTCGTTAAAGAACCGCGGTTCCCGTACAATCAGTACAGTAGTCATACCGGCTTCTTTTGCGGCTTTAAGGTTTTCTATCCGATCATCTATCATCATACATAAACCCGGGTCCACACCCAGTTCTTCAGCCACCTTTATATAGAGTTTCGGAGACGTTTTACTGATCTTTACCTCCTCCACAACCTCTATCTTGTCAAAGTTCATTTCTGAGATGTCATCTAAGATGTCTTTAGTGAACATCAGAGGCGTATCTGTAACGACGG
Protein-coding sequences here:
- a CDS encoding HAD family hydrolase; its protein translation is MDDTPQWRCVLFDLAGVLIEEGHIIKNVLTPMLAHTGYEVDYTTVKSVYNRLKDGRITEYEFWKSLNISDYEKIRSLFIETLKGSYDETFDELIPCLKDKKTAVVTDTPLMFTKDILDDISEMNFDKIEVVEEVKISKTSPKLYIKVAEELGVDPGLCMMIDDRIENLKAAKEAGMTTVLIVREPRFFNEDVKGVDYLAPNLGSLKELLCTSKK